CTGTCAGGATGTAGTGGTGTTCCATGTCGACCAGGCCCTCGAAAAGCTCGGAATTAGGCAGAAAACCGATGAAAACAAAGACGCCGAACATGCCATCATCTTCATCCGCCTCAACCTTGCGCTCTTCACCTGTCTTCGTATCCTTGACCGTCATGGCGGACAGGACCCCCTCCGGGCCGTGGAGTTCCGTGACCACGGAATTCCACATGAAGTCGATTTTTTCGTTGGCGAAAGCCCGCTCGCGGATGGATTTGACAGCTCTCAGCTCATCGCGCCTGTGGACGATGGTGACCTTCCTGGCGAACTTGGTCAGGTAGATGGCTTCTTCGACTGCTGTATCCCCGCCGCCTATGACGAAAACCTCCAAGCCCTCAAAAAAAGAACCGTCACAGGTGGCGCAGTAGGAAACGCCGCGGCCAGTGAATTCTTCTTCGCCCAGACAGCCGATGGGCCGGGGATGGGCGCCGGTGGCGATGATGACCGCTTTGGCCTCATGGATGCCGTCACGGGTATGGATTCGCTTGATGACACCATCAAGCTCAACCTTGGTCACATTGGCGGACAGGCGCTCAACGCCAAATTGGGTACACTGGGCTGTCATGCGGGCAACCAGTTCCGCGCCGCTTTCTTTTTGACCGGGACCAGACAGACCTCCGGGGTAGTTTTCAATTTCATCCGTGATGGCGATCTGGCCTCCATCAACTCCTTTTTCGATCAGGAGCGTATCCAGGCGCGCCCGGCCGGCGTAGAGGCCAGCCGCAAGCCCTGCCGGACCGGCGCCAATGATAATGAGATCGTAGATTTTTTCCATACTGCACATTCCTCCTGGATGGCCGGCTTCAATCAAAAAGGGTCTGTTCCGTGACTTCCTGTGTCAAGGCGTCAAGTGCCTTGCCGACCAGCTGCCGCCTTAACTCGTACTCATCCTTAGGCTCAAGATCGGGCTTGCCAAGCGGGTAAGGGATGGCCACCGTCGGCACGATCCTGTTGGCTCCGACCGTCATGGAGATGGGAGTCACCGTACACAGGTGGACCACCGGGATGCCCGCGTTTTCAATTTCTTTGACCATGGTTGCACCGCAACGCGTACAGGTGCCTCAGGTCGAGGTCAGGATGACTGCGTCGACACCCTGGGCCAGCAGCTTTTCCGTGATTTCCATGGCAAATCGTTTGGAACTTGCCACCGAGGTGCCGTTGCCGACCGTCGAATAGAACCAGTCGTGCAGCTTGCCGATCTTGCCCTCTTTTTCAAATTGGCGCAGGACATCGACCGGCACGATACGGTCTGCATCCTGGTTGGCGTAGACAGGGTCGTAGCCCCCATGAGCTGTTTCGTACGTCTCTGAGGTTAAATCGTCGACGCCGGCAATATGGTAACTGCCGTAACGGGTGGCAGACGAACTCTCAATGTGGTCGGGATTTCCCTTGGGCACGATGCCGCCGGAAGTGACCAGGGCGATGGAGGCCCGGGACAGGTCCCTGATGGCCGGGCCCGGCGGGACCCGGTCGTAGGAGGGCATTGGGTATTCAGTGACAAAAGGCTTGTCATGGAGTTTGTTGAGCAACATTTCGATGGCCCGGAGGCTGCCTCTTTTTTGGTCAAAGAAATTCTTGCGGACTCCATTGGGCAAATATCCCTCTTCGATCGAAGCACCGATTTCCTGCCGTTTGACAAGTTTCAACCCCAAGCCGGCCATGACGGGCACCACCCGCCTCATACCAGCCGCATTGTCGCCTGTTGCGACGATATAAACCTTCTCGCGGTACATGTCGGCGCCGGGGTTTTCCACATACATGCCGGTGACCGCGGGGATGCCAAGCTCAGTCTGGACAGCATCCGCAATACTGCCGCAGGCGACACCGTAGCGGCCGGCGTTGAAGGCGGGACCGGCAATGAAAAGATCAGGCTTTTCCTCACGGACCATGTCGAGGACGGTTTTTTTGGCAAGGTCCAGATTCTCGTTGTACCAGGAATCACCGCAAACAATGGTAGCGGTGATGACAGCCTGGTCGCCGAAAGCCATGGTGAAGGCGATACCCGGGCCTACAGGCCCCTCCCTTTTCTCCGCGGGGTAATCGGCCATCTCCTCGCTGCCCACCTGGCCGAAGAACTGATTGATGTAATGGACGACTTTATATTGACTCACGGGATCCTCCTTAGCGAGCGCTCAGACGGTTGTAGCCCAGTTCGTTGGTTGCGCCGGTGATCACCTGGAGTTCGGCCTCAATCGAACCGTCCGCCCTCAGCGAACCGTCGTGGCCGCCGGCGATGGTATCGACGTAGTCCAGGGTGCCGATGACACGGTCCATGGGTGGCAGCACGATGGGCATGTTGGCGTTGCCGGTTGAAACAACAGCATTGACCAGGGCGTCGGCATCGGCCAAAGACTGGCTTTTGCCGTCCGGTCCGGCGTACTCATCGGTGATAACGACCGTTTTGATGCCTTTCTTTTCAAGCTTGGTGCAGTTCATGATCAGGTCGGTATCGGGATTGCCGAAACCTTCCTGGGAAATAATGGCGCCGTCAAAAGGAAGGTATTCAGCCATTTCAGCTGTCCAGTCGGAGGAGCGGACTTTGTCGGACAAGTAAACAGTCTCATTGGTGATGATCATGCCAACAAAATTCAGGGTCTTGCCGTGCTGGTCCAGAAGGTCACGGATGACCGGATTGTTCAGATGATGGTAGGTGGTGTTCTTGTCACAGGCCGATACACAGTTGCCCGAAACGATGGCTCCGTCCATCAGTTCAGTCGGCCGGATGATGGTGGAAAGCGTCCGCTTGGCGTCCACGCCGTAGACATAGGTGTCGTGGAGGAGTCCCTGGCTTTGGAGCATCATGACGTAACCAACACGTGGCAGACCGCGCAGGGCGGCGTCGAAAGTCTCAGCAATCCGGGGCGTTTTGAAAACCTCCGTTTCGTCCGGCGTGAGGTCACGGGCCAGTTCACCCAGTGTGACGGCCAGCTGCAGACCCGCCATGCGGGCCGCCTTCTCGTAGTCGTGGGGCGAGATGCCGTCCGCCGGTTCCATAACCAGCACCAGGTTATGCAATTTTGAGAAGGGAGTGTAGTCAGCTCCCGGCCCGGTCATGTCGATGATGCCTTCCTGAAAGCCGACAATACGGCCCACGGTCACAAGCGCCATGCCCCGCAGGATATGGGTCCGCCCTGAGCCAACCGTATCAACCTTGGAGACCATGCCGGGAAAGATCCCCCCCGGGCCTTCGACTTTGACGCGAGGTTCGATCACGTCTTTGACCGGAGTGATGCGGATGCTTTCGCCGGGATTAGCGATTTCCAGATGGGCCTGCCTGATGTGCGGATCAGCCAGAACCTGTTCGATCAGCGGACCAGGATTGAGAATCAGGATGCCATCTTCAACCGCATTGCGATCTCCGAAGCGGATGCCGTGGATATCAATGTAGCCCAGTTCCAGTTTCACTTTTGCACCTCTGCTTCTTTGTTATGCCTCATGCCAGGCCCGAAATCTCAAGGGAAGGCAATGCGCTCTCCATCAGGCTGAGATCGACCAGCTGATAATCGCGGTCGACAGACGGCCGGTTTGCCAGGGGGCTGGTTTCAAAATCCCTGATGATGGACAGGGCCCGCTCCATGTTGACCAGCGAAAAATAATCCACCCCTTCCTCCCGCTCAAAGGTCATCAAGATAGAGCGGTAAGGAGTCTCCCCGGGTTTGACGCTGCCTGAAAGCGGGGCGGTCAGGATGCGGTGGCCGAGATGGACACGGTCGCGCGCCCTCAAAAGGACCTCGCGATCGCTGGCTTCTTGGAGAAACTCGATCGGGAATTGTTCGCTGAAGGTGTCAGCGACCATTGGATTATTTGTCAGGATCAGGTAAGAAGTGTAGTGTTTTATATCCTTTGATTCACTTTCTGTGGCTCCGCCCATAATCACCGGCTACAATTTAGGATACGCGGCAAGCCGGGGCAAGCTGTCATTTTGACGAATCTGCCACATGCCTGTTTATTCCAGTCGCCCAAGGAAGGATAATGGAGATAATCAAAGTAATTTCGAGAATATCGATGATATCATGGAATGCAACTCTTTGGCACCCCGGGCTGCAGGCCACCGGCATGCGGCCAAAACCGTATCATTCGATACGGATATATCGATATCCTGTTATCGAAGTGTGGCACCTAGCACAAATTCCAGCTTTTTGAGGAGGCGCTTGCGCATAAGATCAATCTCTTCGGAGGATAAAGTCTTCTCATCCGACGCCAGCCAAAAGCGGAACATAACCGATTTTTTGCCTTCGGGTACCTGGCTGCCCCGGTACTCCTCCACAAATTCGAGCCGGCTGACCTGGGAGGCTGCCGCTTCCTCGATTTTTTCCCAGCTAATCGCTTCATCGACCACAATAGATAGATCCTGTTCCACCAGGGGAAAGTGGGGCAGACGTTGATAGCGGTTGTCCCGGCTGGGCAAGGGAGTCAGTTTTTCGATATCGATCTCGGCTGCCGCTGCCCAGCTTTGCCTCAGGCCGATGTCTTCAGTTGTCTTGGGTGACAGCAGGCCCAGGCGGCCGACAGTCTCACCTTTGCTGTTCTTCAGGATCAGCCAGGCATTCTTGTCAGCCCAGGGGGGTTTTTCGCCTTCTCTGGTGAAAGTCCAGCCAGCCAAACGGCCATGGCGGGGCAATTCAGCCAGGATGCCTTTCAGCTTGCGAAACAGTTGCAGGGGCTCCTGGCCGGCCAGTGCCAGTGCCAGTTGTCTGTTTTGGATGGGCAGGCTCTCTTCTTTGATGCTGGGGTGGGAGCTGCCCTTTTCGAAGACCTGAGCCAGTTCAAAGAGACCAAATTCATCGTAATAGCGGTCATTTTGCACCAGGGCTTCGAGCATGCCGGGGATGAGGGAGCCGCGCATATGGGAGCGGTCGGGCGCTGGCGGCGTGGCCAAGGCCAGGAGCCGGTCTGTGTTTTCACCGGCCGCCTCCAGGAATTGATCAGCGGCCCAGGGGTAAGTGAAGATCTCCTGGAGACCTGCCCGGATGGCCAGATATTCCCTGACGGCCCGCTCACTTTCGTAATCGAGCTGACGGATGGCTTTGTCCAGTCCGATGACAGGCGGGACAAACTCGAACCGGTCATAGCCGATCATACGGCAGACTTCCTCCAGGATATCGTCCTTGATGCCAACATCACCGGTCGCCCGCCAGACAGGCACCGTGACAGTCAGTATGTCGTCACCGTCAAAGGAAGTTCTAAAACCCAGAGGTTCCAGTGTCTTCATGGTCTCACCAGCCGTCAGTGCCCTGCCTGACCGGACATTGAGGAAATGAAGCGAGACGGGAATCGTCAGCGGTTGGGTTTCCACGGCGCGGTGATGCCCGGCCGCGACGATTTTGGCCTCCGGCTGCAAGTCGCGCATGAGCTCGACCGCCAGGCCCAGGGCCTGATCACAGCGGAGTGTGTCGATGGCTTTTTCAAAGCGGGATGAGGCTTCGGTGCGCAGTTGATGGCGGGCCGCTGTCTTCCGTATCCCAATGGCTTCAAAGTTGGCTACTTCCAGGACCATGCCGGAGGTATCAGGCAGGATGGAATCGCGGGCGCCCCCCATGACGCCGGCCAGTCCGATCGGCTTGTCCTTGCCGTCGCAGATCAGAAGGTCACTGGCAGCCAGTTTCAATTCGTGGCCGTCAAGAAGTTCCAGGATTTCTCCCTCCCGGGCCAGGCGGACATGGATGCCGTCCTCGACATGATCACGGTCGAAAGCATGGGTGGGCTGGCCTGTCGCCAGCATGACAAAGTTGGTGACATCGACGGGCAGGTTGATGGGCCGCATGCCCACCGACCAGATCAGGCGCTGCATCCAGAAGGGCGAAGGCGTCGTTTTGACACCGTCGAAGACGACGGCGTCGTAACGCCTGCAGCGGTCGGTGTCGGAAATCCTGACAGTGTAGGGTCCGGGGGTGTCGGGGAGCTTGAAG
This Fastidiosipila sp. DNA region includes the following protein-coding sequences:
- a CDS encoding beta-aspartyl-peptidase, which encodes MKLELGYIDIHGIRFGDRNAVEDGILILNPGPLIEQVLADPHIRQAHLEIANPGESIRITPVKDVIEPRVKVEGPGGIFPGMVSKVDTVGSGRTHILRGMALVTVGRIVGFQEGIIDMTGPGADYTPFSKLHNLVLVMEPADGISPHDYEKAARMAGLQLAVTLGELARDLTPDETEVFKTPRIAETFDAALRGLPRVGYVMMLQSQGLLHDTYVYGVDAKRTLSTIIRPTELMDGAIVSGNCVSACDKNTTYHHLNNPVIRDLLDQHGKTLNFVGMIITNETVYLSDKVRSSDWTAEMAEYLPFDGAIISQEGFGNPDTDLIMNCTKLEKKGIKTVVITDEYAGPDGKSQSLADADALVNAVVSTGNANMPIVLPPMDRVIGTLDYVDTIAGGHDGSLRADGSIEAELQVITGATNELGYNRLSAR
- the grdB gene encoding glycine reductase complex selenoprotein B; translated protein: MSQYKVVHYINQFFGQVGSEEMADYPAEKREGPVGPGIAFTMAFGDQAVITATIVCGDSWYNENLDLAKKTVLDMVREEKPDLFIAGPAFNAGRYGVACGSIADAVQTELGIPAVTGMYVENPGADMYREKVYIVATGDNAAGMRRVVPVMAGLGLKLVKRQEIGASIEEGYLPNGVRKNFFDQKRGSLRAIEMLLNKLHDKPFVTEYPMPSYDRVPPGPAIRDLSRASIALVTSGGIVPKGNPDHIESSSATRYGSYHIAGVDDLTSETYETAHGGYDPVYANQDADRIVPVDVLRQFEKEGKIGKLHDWFYSTVGNGTSVASSKRFAMEITEKLLAQGVDAVILTSTUGTCTRCGATMVKEIENAGIPVVHLCTVTPISMTVGANRIVPTVAIPYPLGKPDLEPKDEYELRRQLVGKALDALTQEVTEQTLFD
- the trxB gene encoding thioredoxin-disulfide reductase — its product is MEKIYDLIIIGAGPAGLAAGLYAGRARLDTLLIEKGVDGGQIAITDEIENYPGGLSGPGQKESGAELVARMTAQCTQFGVERLSANVTKVELDGVIKRIHTRDGIHEAKAVIIATGAHPRPIGCLGEEEFTGRGVSYCATCDGSFFEGLEVFVIGGGDTAVEEAIYLTKFARKVTIVHRRDELRAVKSIRERAFANEKIDFMWNSVVTELHGPEGVLSAMTVKDTKTGEERKVEADEDDGMFGVFVFIGFLPNSELFEGLVDMEHHYILTDDAMRTNLPGVYAAGDIRKKPLRQVVTACSDGAVAAMQVEHDLASGRIG
- the pheT gene encoding phenylalanine--tRNA ligase subunit beta — translated: MLISLNWIRQYADLPADLTAGRVAYDLTMRTVEVESVTHAADLVEGIVAGRIESVKAHPEADLLQICMVDIGRDRLYQIVCGGTNLYAGEAVAVAPPGAQVRWHGQGEPVELKTTKLRGQLSEGMICSSQEINLEDLFPAEHERIIVDLTPQFPHAVPGQALADLLGLDDLIIEIDNKSMTNRPDLWGHYGIARELAAIYGGSLKTLPAFKLPDTPGPYTVRISDTDRCRRYDAVVFDGVKTTPSPFWMQRLIWSVGMRPINLPVDVTNFVMLATGQPTHAFDRDHVEDGIHVRLAREGEILELLDGHELKLAASDLLICDGKDKPIGLAGVMGGARDSILPDTSGMVLEVANFEAIGIRKTAARHQLRTEASSRFEKAIDTLRCDQALGLAVELMRDLQPEAKIVAAGHHRAVETQPLTIPVSLHFLNVRSGRALTAGETMKTLEPLGFRTSFDGDDILTVTVPVWRATGDVGIKDDILEEVCRMIGYDRFEFVPPVIGLDKAIRQLDYESERAVREYLAIRAGLQEIFTYPWAADQFLEAAGENTDRLLALATPPAPDRSHMRGSLIPGMLEALVQNDRYYDEFGLFELAQVFEKGSSHPSIKEESLPIQNRQLALALAGQEPLQLFRKLKGILAELPRHGRLAGWTFTREGEKPPWADKNAWLILKNSKGETVGRLGLLSPKTTEDIGLRQSWAAAAEIDIEKLTPLPSRDNRYQRLPHFPLVEQDLSIVVDEAISWEKIEEAAASQVSRLEFVEEYRGSQVPEGKKSVMFRFWLASDEKTLSSEEIDLMRKRLLKKLEFVLGATLR
- a CDS encoding GrdX protein, with the translated sequence MGGATESESKDIKHYTSYLILTNNPMVADTFSEQFPIEFLQEASDREVLLRARDRVHLGHRILTAPLSGSVKPGETPYRSILMTFEREEGVDYFSLVNMERALSIIRDFETSPLANRPSVDRDYQLVDLSLMESALPSLEISGLA